The stretch of DNA AGTGAACTTTCAATTGAAAATAACCAAAACCGACATCTTAACCATGGTTTTGCTCTCCGTGGTCTTCTTCGGCTTGGCAGTTTGGAATCTAGGCGAGACTCAGTATCCGTTATCGAATTGGGAGAGCACTACGCCGCAGAGTTTCTATGTGGATTTAGGTTCGCTTCAGCAGGTGCATGACGCGTTTTTCTGGGTTAAATCCGGCAATGCCTCAGTTAGCGTCTACAGTGGGTCCCCGGGGAACTGGAGTTTTGTGGGCAACTACTCGTTAACTGACCGGGGCACGGATTACTCGGTTCAGAACTCATTCTCGCTTAACGTGGAAACGCAGTATCTGGAATTCAACGTTAATCCCGTTACCTATGATTCGCAGCCGATGTTCGCGAACTGGGGCGTAACCAACCCCACTGACCAGGAGCCCTCGCCCTACGCGCAGCTCTCAGAAATCGGCCTAGACAACCCCGACCTCCAGCAGATACCAATCGTGGGCGTCACGGGCATAAACGGCACAGACGCAGCCCTCTCCGCCCTTGCGGATGAGCAGAACTCGCTTGAGATACCGCCCACCTACATGTCCAAAATGTACTTTGACGAAGTGTACTTTGCGCGGTCCGCGGAAAACTATGTGAACCACATGATACCCCATGAGCGGACGCATCCGCCGCTTGGCAAACTCATCCAGGCCGTGGGTGTTGCTCTGGCAGGTGAGACCCCGTTTGGATGGCGCATCATGGGCGTCATATTCGGCACGCTGATGGTTCCCCTGATGTTTCTCATAGCCAAGAAGCTCTTCGGCACCTGGATAGGCGGCTTCTCCGCGGCGTTCCTCTTCACCTTTGACTTCATGCACTTCACCATGGCCAGGATAGGCACCGTGGACACCTACGTGGTGTTCTTTTCGCTGCTTACCCAACTGTTCTTCCTGATCTATTTTGCACGGGTCATCAAGGACGGCTGGAAAACCTCGGTTATTCCGCTGTTTTTGGCCTCTGTATGCGCTGCGTTGGCGTTCTCCACCAAGTGGTTTTCGCTCTACGGAGTCGTAGGTATGATTGCGCTGCTTTTGGCTCTGCGCCTAAAAGACGTGGCTAAACTCAAAGCCAGCCTCCGCGAAAGGTACGTGGCGTTCTTTGACCATCCCTTCCTGCTTATGATCGCGTTTGCCGGCGTCTTTGCCGCCATATACTTCGCCACCTACATCCCCGAGATGCTTATGGGCAACTCGCCAGTCACCATCTATAACCTGCAGAACGCCATGTTTGGCTTCCACTCGGGCAGCGTTGTGGATTCCTCCGCGGCGCCCTGGTGGAGCTGGCCCTTCATGTTCCGCCTCGACGGCGTCACCGTGCCCAAATGGTTTGACATAACCTACAATTTACCCAACGGTACCCTCTCAACCATCTCGGCCTTCGGCAACCCCGTGGTTTGGTGGGTGGGCTTTGGCGCCATGGTTTTCCTCGCGGTTGAAGCCTTCCATGTGGAGGCGTTGCTGTCGAATCTGTGGAGCCGCATCAAAAAAGGCGCTGCACAAGTTAGCATTCGGGGGCAGGGCTGGGATGCAAGCGCACTCTTCATTGTGGTGGTGTTTCTGTTCTCTTGGCTGCCCTACGTTTTAATCGGCAGAGCCACCTACATCTACCACTTCTACCTCTCTGTGCCCCTGCTATGCTTAGCCCTAACGTATTTCATCAACAAGTACTGGCATAAACCCGAAGGCAAAGCCGCGGCCATAGCCATCTTCGCGGCGACTGTGGCAATGTTTGTGCTCTTCTACCCTGTGATTTCAGGGGCCCCCACAACATCCGAATACATCCATAACTTGAAATGGTTCCCCAGCTGGTTCTTTGCGCCATGACACCCAAACACCAAGCCCCATCTGCAGTCGAAGTTTCAGTGGTGCTGCCTGCCTACAACGAAGTCACCTATCTGCAGACGGCGGTAGAGAAGGTTATGGCGGCGCTTGATGCCTTCACAGGTTCCTATGAAATAGTGATCGCCGAGGACGGCAGCACCGACGGCACCGCAGAACGCTCCAAAGAACTCGCGGAGAAATACGGCTGCGTGCGGCATATCCACCGCGAAGCCAGGCTGGGACGAGGCACAGCGCTTAACAATGCTTTTCGTCAGTGCCAGGGCACATTTCTGGTTTACATGGATTTGGATTTAGCTACTGACCTGCGTTTTCTGAAGCCGCTGGTAGAAGCCCTCTCCGTTGAGGGATATGATTTCGCGACGGGGTCACGTATGATGCCTCAGAGCCTCGCTGAACGCAGCTTCAGCAGGGGACTGAGCAGCAAAAGCTACAACTTCCTTGTCCGCCACATGCTGGGCTCCAAGCTCCGTGACCATCAATGCGGTTTTAAGTCATTTCGACGCGACAAACTGCTGTCTTTGCTTGGCGAAGTGGATGCGACGCATTGGTTTTGGGATACCGAAGTGATGGTTCGGGGCTACGCGCATGGCTACCGCATCAAAGAGATCGCGGTTGAGTGGCATAGCGGCAAAGGCACCAAAGTGAATCTTGCCAAGGACAGCTGGAACATGTTCTGGCAGATAGTTAACTTGTGGTGGACGCTAAAAGTTAAGAAGAAATAGCTATCGTTTCGACAGCAGCACAAAGGCTCTTGCGACGAGAGCTAACCCGAAGATTAAGATGACGCCGGCCCAGAAGACGAACCATTCGCTGGCAATCGACATGTTAACCAGGTATGCAGTGACCAGGTAGCTTGCGCCCAGCCAGAACACGATGTTCTCTATGGTTTCCGCTGTCCGCTGCAGGGGCGAATGCATAAAGACCCTCATGAGTAACACGAAAATCTCCAGAATGCCTATGGCTATTGCTATCTGGAAACCTGCTGTGTAGAGTTCTATGTGGGCGGCGGGGTCAAGAGGCGCGGGGAGCGTGATGCCTGTGCCGGGGACGGGGGCTAATGTGAGGGACAGAAAGAAATCGAC from Candidatus Bathyarchaeota archaeon encodes:
- a CDS encoding phospholipid carrier-dependent glycosyltransferase, which gives rise to MKITKTDILTMVLLSVVFFGLAVWNLGETQYPLSNWESTTPQSFYVDLGSLQQVHDAFFWVKSGNASVSVYSGSPGNWSFVGNYSLTDRGTDYSVQNSFSLNVETQYLEFNVNPVTYDSQPMFANWGVTNPTDQEPSPYAQLSEIGLDNPDLQQIPIVGVTGINGTDAALSALADEQNSLEIPPTYMSKMYFDEVYFARSAENYVNHMIPHERTHPPLGKLIQAVGVALAGETPFGWRIMGVIFGTLMVPLMFLIAKKLFGTWIGGFSAAFLFTFDFMHFTMARIGTVDTYVVFFSLLTQLFFLIYFARVIKDGWKTSVIPLFLASVCAALAFSTKWFSLYGVVGMIALLLALRLKDVAKLKASLRERYVAFFDHPFLLMIAFAGVFAAIYFATYIPEMLMGNSPVTIYNLQNAMFGFHSGSVVDSSAAPWWSWPFMFRLDGVTVPKWFDITYNLPNGTLSTISAFGNPVVWWVGFGAMVFLAVEAFHVEALLSNLWSRIKKGAAQVSIRGQGWDASALFIVVVFLFSWLPYVLIGRATYIYHFYLSVPLLCLALTYFINKYWHKPEGKAAAIAIFAATVAMFVLFYPVISGAPTTSEYIHNLKWFPSWFFAP
- a CDS encoding glycosyltransferase family 2 protein; this encodes MTPKHQAPSAVEVSVVLPAYNEVTYLQTAVEKVMAALDAFTGSYEIVIAEDGSTDGTAERSKELAEKYGCVRHIHREARLGRGTALNNAFRQCQGTFLVYMDLDLATDLRFLKPLVEALSVEGYDFATGSRMMPQSLAERSFSRGLSSKSYNFLVRHMLGSKLRDHQCGFKSFRRDKLLSLLGEVDATHWFWDTEVMVRGYAHGYRIKEIAVEWHSGKGTKVNLAKDSWNMFWQIVNLWWTLKVKKK